In the Raineyella fluvialis genome, CGAACAGCCCCGCCGTGTAACTGGCGACCGGCCCGGACAGCAGGAAGGCCGCCAGCGGGTGCGCGCGGTGGGTCGCCAGCAGCGCCATCAACGGCAGCCGCGTCAGCACCTGGGCGGCGGTGAAGGCGAGGGCGCCGCAGAGGAAGGCACGCCCGACCGCCGGATAGCGGGGAGCGCCGCCCGACGTCCGCCGGGTCTGCAGCCAGATCAGGCCGCCGAGCGGGACACCGAACGCGATGACAACCGTGACCGCCATGAACACGAACGAGGCGACGGGAACCATGGAACACCCTCCGCGGATCGGATCGGATCGGAACGGGGCGCACCGGATCCGTCCGGCACGTCCCAGCATATTGACAAAACCCAGTACTTTGCAATGCACTATAGCCATGCGCACCGACCACTTGACCCAACTGCGCAAGGGTGCCCTCGAGCTGGCCGTCCTGGCCCTGCTCGACCGCGCCCCCTCGTACGGTTTCGAGATCGTCGACGGCCTCGCCGGCCTGCCCGGACTGGAGGCCACCACGGGAACGATCTACCCGCTGCTGACCCGGCTGAAGAACTCGGGACTGGTGGAGACGACGTGGCGGGAATCGCCGAAGGGGCCACCGCGCAAGTACTACACACTCGGAGCAGTCGGCCGGGCCGAACTCGCCGCGCAGGCGGCCGCCTGGCGCCAGGTGGCCAGCGCCATGGACGAACTGCTCCAGAAGGACTCCCGATGAACCTCCCCGCACCCGATCCGATCGCCACGTACGTCGAGGAGGTGGCACACCACCTGAGGACCCGCGGGCACGCCCGGCACCAGGCCCTCGCTGATCTCGAGGCCGCCCTGCGCGAGACCGCCGCGGCGTACGCCTCCGGGGAGGCCGAGGGCGAGGTGACCGAACCGGCCGCGGAGACCGGGACCGACCCGGCGGTCGCCGCGGTGGCCGACTTCGGCTCGGCCCGTGCGTACGCGGCCGAGCTCGACGCCGAACTGCGGACCGAACGCCGCTTCCGGACGGTGCTGGGGGTCCCCAATTCCCTGACCACCGGCATCCTGACCCGGATGGCCGCCACCTTCGACCCCGCGGACCACCACGTCGTCGTGCCGCACATCTTCGGCCTCGGCTGGGCGATCAACTGGGGGGCGGTCGCGGTCCGGCTGGGACTGCTCAATCCCGACGACCTCGACGACGAACTGCTCGAACGCGCGATCGCCCTGTCCGGGCGGCGGACGCGGGCCCTGGCTTGGACAGCCGTCGGCACCGCCGTGGTGGCCGCCGGGACCGCGACGGCCCGTCGACGCCGGATCGGCTTCACCGGGTGGGCCGACGTCGCCGGCGCGGCCGCCGTCGTGACCGGGGCCGGGGCGTTGGCACGGCTGGGGGCCGATCGGCGCCTGCCCGCGGGACAACGCCTGGTGGCGCCCGCCTATGCCACCTTCCTCGCCACCATCATGGCGGCGGCGATGGCCGGCGTACGGAAGGACGGGGAACGTCCGCGAGGGGCCGGATGGTGGGGACTCCCCCTCGGCACGCTGCTGTGGTGGGCCTCGACGTACGGTCCCGTGACGACGGCCGTTTCCGACACAGTGCACGAAAGCAGCGCCCCCAATTCCCGCTGATCCGCCGATGACGCGCACACATCGTCCGACCTAGTGTAATCTGCATGACACACCAGGACACGATCCCCCACATCGACGTGGCGATCATCGGCGCCGGCATCGGCGGCCTCACCCTCGCCCTGGCGCTGCGGGAACGCGGCATCGAGGCGACCCTGCTCGAACGCACCGCCGAACTCCGCGAGGTCGGGGCCGCTGTGGCACTGTCCGCGAACGCCACCACCCTCTATCGCCGGTTCGGCCTGTACGACGCCTTGGGCGAGGTCTCGTGGGCCCAGACGGATCTGGTGTTCCGTGACGGCCGCAGCGGCGCGACGCTGGCGCGGACGCCGGTGGGTGCGACCTACCGTGAACGCTTCGGAGCCGACTACTGGGGCATCCACCGCGCCGAGCTCCAGCGCATCCTGTCGAGCGCCGTCGGCGCCGAGCACATCCGGCTCTCGCACAAGGTCACCGGCCTGCGGGAGGAGGACGACCGGGTGCTGATCGACCTTGCCGACGGCAGGCAGCTGAGCGCCGGGGTGGTGGTCGGCGCCGATGGCGCCCGTTCGATGGTCCGCCGCTGGATCGTCGGCCACGACGACGCGATCTACTCGGGACGCTCCGGCTTCCGCGGCATTGTCGCGACCGAGCGGTTGACCCAGCTCCCCGATCCCCGGGCCATCCAGTTCTGGACCGGCCCGACCGGCCACCTGCTGCACTACGCGATCGGCGCCCGCGGCGAGGACGTCAACTTCCTCGCGGTGACCCGCACCCCGGCGCGCTGGACGGCCCCGGAGTGGGTCGTCCCCGCCGAGGACCGGGAGAAGTTCGCGGCGTTCGAGGGGTGGCACCCGGCCGTGACCGAGATGATCGGGGCGGTCGAGGTCGGCCAGCGCTGGGCGCTGATGCGCCGGCCCCCGCTGCGCACCTGGCACCGCGGCCGGGTCGTGCTGCTCGGGGACGCCGCCCACTCTCTGGTCCCCCACCACGGCCAGGGCGCCAACCAGTCGATCGAGGACACGTACGTGCTGGCCGAGGAGCTCGCCCGGGCGGATCTGCACGATCCCGTCCCCGCCTTCGAGGCGTACGAGGCGCGGCGTCGGCTGCGGACGCGCGGCGTGCAGTACGCGTCCTGGCAGGTGGCGAAGGCGCTGCACGTGTCTGACGGCGCGGAGGCCGAGGCGCGGAACGCCGCGATGGCCGAGGAGGACTTCCTCGAGGACAAGCTCGCCTGGATCCACGGCTACGACGCGACCGTCGACAGCGGACTGCGGCCGGGATCGGTCGGGGCGATGGCGCGCTGAGGGTGCGGGATCAGGGGAGGTCGGCGAGCATCCCGGCGAGACGGGCCACGCGCAGCCCGGCGTGCAGGTCACGGCGGGCCAGGCCGTCGGCCAGGTCCACGTCCGTGGTGGCCCGGATCCGGTCCAGTCGGTAGTAGAGGGTCGACCGATGGATGCCCAGTGCCACCGCGGTGGCCCGGGCGTCACCGCCGGCAGCCAGGTAGGCCTCGAGTGTCGGCACGTCCACCTGACGGTGGTCGGAGGCCAGCAGGCGGGCGACGGGCCCCGGCAGGTCGTCCGGGCCCAGCCGGTCGAGGGGGAGCTCCAACAGCAGCTTGTCCAGCCCCAGATCGGCCCAGCGGGTGACCCGCGGGTAGGTCGACGGATCCAGGCACGACGCCCGCCAGGCACGATCCGCTTGCCGGTAGGACGTCGCTGCGGTCGCGAGCTCCACCACCGACCCCCCGATCCCGGCACGGACGCCGCTGAGTGTCGGGGCCTGGAGGATCCGGTCGAGACGATCCACCACGACCGGCCGCGGGAACACGAGGACTCCGCGGCCGTCCACGACGCCGCCCACGGCGGTGGCGGTGGACGCCCGGGCGACCAGGTCCAGGGTCGCCTCCACCGCTGATCGCGCCTTCCAGGCGCCCTCGTCGCGGATGTCCGAAGGAACGCCGAGCACGACCACGGTGTACTGCTCGGACCCGCCGACCAGCTCCTCCCGGACCAGAGCCTCAGCGGCCCGGTGCCGTTCCTCGACCGGGGTGCCGGCGGTGAGGAGCCCGGCGAGCAGGTCGCGGGCCCGCGCCGCGTCCCGTTCGGCGTACATCGTCCGCAGGGACAGCAGCACCCCGAGGCGTTCCCGGCCACCGGCGAGGTGTTCGGCCGCCGCCGGTGAGAGTTCCTCGGCCGCCGCCAGCGAGTACACCAGATAACCGACCCGGTGCCGATGGTCGCGCAGCGGCACCAGCACCCGTCGCTCGTCGGCACCGGCGTCCAGGACGAGCGGCTCGTCGCTGCCGGCGGGAGGGTGCTCCCAGGTATCGCTGTGTGCCAGGGCGTACGAGAGACGTGCCCGGTCGTCCTCCGATTCATGGATGGAGTACGCCAGGACCCGCAGCCGGTCGTCGAGGACGATGAGGCGCCGCTGCATCACCTCCGACAGGTCCTGCAGCGCGTCGTCGAGGTTCATCACCGGACGCACGGGGAGTCCCTCCACGGGGAGTCCCTCGGGGGCCGGCTCACTGCTCCCGGTACTCCTCCGGCACGACGTCGAGATGTTCGGGACGCACCGGCGTCGAGTGTCCGGCGTACTCCGCGTGTCGCTTCAGATAGGAGCGGACGTAGGGGCAGACCGGCACCACCGTCAGACCCTCCGCGACCGTGTCGTCCAGCGCCGCCTTGGCGAGCCGGCCCGCCAGGCCCCGTCCTTCGTACTCCTTGTTGACCCCGGTGTGGTAGAGGATGCGTTCCTTGCCGTCCTCTCCGAAGGCCAGGTAGTTGATCTCACCGATCTGCTTGTCGCCGTCCCGGAGGAGGAACTGCTGCCCGGACCGATCGTGCTCGATCGAGAAGTTGTCGACCTCATCACTCATGATCTCGAGCCTAGTCACCCGATTCCCGGGTCGTGGCGGATCGGCGGGTCGCTGATGGGCGGCAGGCGACGGCCGCGCGCGCCGACCCCAGTCAGGTATGTGTGTCAACGATTTCGTTCACCACCCGGGGGGTTACATGTCACCGGCGGGGTGACATCTGGCTCGACCCGCTCGGTCACACCCTCATCCCGGCTGATGCAGGGGGCTGACCCTGCCGGACGACAGAGTGGGGGCGTGGAGAATCGTCACCCCCAGGGTGAAATGCCAGGAAGACAACAGACTCCCGATTCCGACGGCCGCCACATGGCGGCGCCCCGCCCCGAGCTGGAGGGCGAGGACTCGCCCGAGGCGGAAGCACCTGCCGATCCCACGGCGGGTGGCGCGTCCGGCCGCTGGCAACTCGCCCTACCGCACCGGGTCCACGACGGCACGTTCCACGCCGCCGTACGGCGCCTCGCCGACGCGGGAGTGACGCCGGAGGCGCTCCTGGAGGCCTACGCCGACGGCGGTGACGCGCTCTACCGTTGTGCGGTCGCAGCCGGTGATCCCCTCGGTCGCCCCTCGGCGCCCGTGGACGACGCGGGGCCCCGGAGGACGGGACGACGTGCCGCCCGCGGCTGGGCTGAGGAATACGGCGGATGCCTGGCCGTCGCCCTTGTCGCGGCGGAGATCGGCGCCCTGACCATGCACCTGGGCGCCCGCGCCGCGTTCGTCCGGGCCCGGGCTGTCCGTGACCTGTTGCTCGAGTGGCCGGCCGCCACCCTGGCGGAGGATCTGGGCGTCGCCCGGCAGAAGGTGTACGACATCGGCCGAAGGGGCGGATCGCCCGACTTCATCGCGACGACACCCTGGGCTCCTCTCGACGCTTCCCAACCTGCCACCGATGCCCACGCGGCTCCGACCGCCGGCCATGCCTCCGACAGGGCCAGGTCCTCCCTGTGGGCGGGGCCGACCTGGTTCACTGGCTGACCCATTGCTCGCCCGGTCGCGTCCGGGCGACGACAATGGCGGGGTGACAACCACCACGCGACAGGATCACGCCAGCGACGGCCGCTCACCCTGGACGGCCCCGAGTGCGCGAACCAGCGTCGGCATCCTCGGCGCGGGAGAACTCGGCATGGCCCTGGCGTCACGACTGCTGGGGACGGAGTACGACGTACGCCTCGCCACTCGGCGGCCCGCCGCAGCGACGGCGGAGTTGATCGCGCCGTTCCTGCCCGGTGTCACCGCGGTCGGCCGGGCCGAGGCGTACGCCTGTGACATCGTCATCGCGGCCATCCCCCTGCGGCGCTACCGCAGCCTGCCGGCCGAGGCCCTGCGCGGGCGGATCGTCGTGGACGTGATGAACCACCGGCCCTTGGTCGACGGCCCGCGGCCGGAGTTCGACGAGGACCCTCGCGCGACGAGCGAGATCGTCCAGGAACACCTGCCGGGTGCGTACGTCGTCCGGACCCTGAACCACATCGGCGCCCGCGAGATCTCGAACGACTCCCGGCCGACCGGCGAGGAGGGACGCCGCGCGCTCGCGGTCGCCTCCGACCACCCTGCGGCCACGGCGACGGTGAGTGTGCTGGTGGACGCCCTCGGCTTCGATCCGGTCGACGCGGGGCCGTTGGCCCACGCACGCGCGTTCGAGCCCGGGACGCCGATCTTTCATGGCCGGTGGACCGCCGAGGGGCTCCGGTCCGCCCTGGCCGAGGCTCTCTGAGGGCTGAGCTCTGAGGGCTGAGCTCTAAGAGGGCTGAGGCTCCGACGGCCGAGGCACATGAGGGCTGAGGCTCCGACGGCCGAGGCACATGAGGGAAGCCGTGGCCGGCGGCTAATTGGGGGGCCGCCGGCCCACGGCTCATACTTCACGCTAGGGCGTTCGCGGGCCGCGGGCCATCACCAAAAGGCGCCAGTCGCCGTTCTCTGCCGAACCTCACAGATCTGCCGGGGCTCACAGGTCGGGCACCGGGGCATCGGAGGGAAGCCCGAGGCCACATAACGGTCGTACGCCTCGCGCCAGATGCCCGCCTCCTCGTCGACGTGCGGCCCCACGGTCGCCTGCCCGGCGAGCAGCGCGTCAAGGGAACGCAGGCACGCCTCCCAGCCGGCGGCGTTGCGCGCCGCGGCGCCGGGCTGGTCGAGGAGATCGGTCAGCGTGAGCGTGGCGCCGTCCCCGTCCCCGGTCCCTTCCCCGTCCGGCTCGACGTCGAAACGCACCTCGTCGCCGCCCCAGGAGAAGGCGAATCGACGCGGCGGATCCCACGTCAGCACGGTTCCCCGGAAGGTCGGCAGGTGCGGGTCACCAGCGAAACCGATCTCGGCCCCCACCCTCGGCTCGTACGTCACCTCCGGGGACGGAAACCATCGGGCCAGGTGCTCGGGCGCGGTGACGGCCTCCCAGACGCGGGCGCCGGATAGCCGGTAGCGGCGGACGAAGCGTACGGCCGCACGCTCGTCGACCTCGATGAACGTTGCGGGATCGGACATGTCTCCCCCTCCGGGTCGGTCCATTGACAACCGAGCCTACGAGCCGGGCCGGCCGACCGGAAGGCCCGGCGCCGGGCGAGAAGGCCCCTAGGGAAGGCCACTCGAGAGGGCCGACTCGAGAAGTGGGCATCCCCCTGGAATGATCGGTGGGGCCCGGCCTAGGCTGGGAATGCCATGCCGCGTACTTCAGTTCTCAACATCCGCATCGCCTCCCGGGCGGACATCGGGGCACTGCAACGACTCCTCGACACCCAGGTCGGTCATGGTCCCTTGGCCGCGGTGCCCGACGGCTTCCGCCGGGACCCCGACAGTTTCGCCTTCGTCGCGGAGTTCGACCACCGCATCGTCGGGGCGTGCCTCGGCACCGTGATGAAACCGGGTCCGATGTCCCAGGTACTCGGCAGGGGCCTGCCTGACGTGCTCCACGCGCGACGGATCGGCCTGCTGGACACCGTCGCCGTCGATCCCGATCACATCGGCCGCGGACTCGGCACACGACTCACCCTCACCGCCCGCCAGCACCTGCTCCGGAGCAAGACCCGCGTCTGGGCCTCCGCCGCGTGGAAATCGCCCGACGGCGTCAGCATGCACCGCATCTTCACTCGTTCAGGCCTCGAGCCGTTCGCGGAGGTCCCCGACTTCTGGTGGCACCACCGCGGCACGCATCCCGTCACCTGTCCGGGCTGCGGCCAGACGCGGTGCCGATGCTCCGCCGTGCTGTACGCCGGCGTCCTCTGACCCCAGCCGGCTCCGACCGCACGTCCACGGGGACGCGTCCGGACTGTTGCCACCGGCTCCGGGGAACGCTCCGCGCACTACGCTGGACACCGCGCCGTCATCGTGCGCAGCATCACACCCAGCGAAGGGGTCTCCATGTCCTTGTTCTCCGCCGTCGAAATGGCTCCCGCCGACCCGATCCTCGGCCTCACCGAGAAGTTCAAGGCGGACACCGATGCCAAGAAGGCCAACCTCGGAGTCGGGGCGTACCAGAACGCCGCCGGCCAGACCGCCCCGCTGCTGGCGTGTGTCGCCGAGGCCGAGAAGCGCATCGCGGCGGATCCCCAGGCCAAGCCCTACCTGCCGATCGACGGCATGGCGGCGTACAACCGGTACGTCAAGGAGCTGGTCCTCGGCGCCGGCAGCCCGGTGATCGAGCGGACGGCCACCGTCCAGGCCCTCGGCGGCACCGGTGCCCTGCGGGTCGGGGCCGAGTTCCTCAAGTCCATCGTGCCCGGTGCGACGGTACTGATCTCCGACCCGTCCTGGGAGAACCACCGGGCCCTGTTCACTGCCGCCGGCTACCGGGTGGAGAGCTACCGCTACTACGACGCCGCCACGCGCGGGATCGACGCCGCCGGGATGCTGGAGGACCTGGCCGCGGCAGCGCCGGACACGATCGTCGTCCTGCATGCCTGCTGCCACAACCCCACCGGCTACGACCTCGACGCCGACCAGTGGGGCAAGGTCATCGCGGTCGTCAAGGAGCGTGGCCTCGTCCCGTACCTCGACATGGCCTACCAGGGCTTCTCCCAGGGCCTGGAGGAGGACGCCCAGGTGGTGCGGCGGTTCGCCGACGCCGGTCTGCAGTTCGCCTGCTCCACTTCGTTCTCGAAGAGCTTCTCCCTCTACGGCGAGCGCGACGGGGCCCTCTCGGTGGTCTGCGGCGATGCGGACGAGGCCAAGCGCGTGCTCTCCCAGCTCAAGCCGGTGGTCCGTACGCTCTACTCCAACCCACCCACCCACGGCGCGAAGATCGTCGCCACCGTCCTCGGCGACCCCCAGCTGCGGGCCCAGTGGGAGGCCGAGCTCGGTGAGATGCGGGATCGGATCAAGGAGATGCGCGCGGCGCTCGTCGCCGGGCTGAAGGCCGCCGGGGTGAGCGACGACGTCTCGTTCATCACCGACCAGGTCGGGATGTTCTCCTACTCAGGCCTGACGAAGGACCAGATGGTCCGGCTCCGCGAGGAGTTCCACGTCTACGGCACCGACAAGGGCCGCATCTGCGTCGCGGCGCTCAACCCGGGCAACATCGAGCACGTGGCGCAGTCCATCGCCCAGGTCTGGTGAGCCGGTGATCTGGTGAGCCGTGCGCCGGGGTGGTCATCGGATCCGCTGACCACCCCGGACCGCACCCGCATCAGGCCAGGAGCGGGGTGATGGTGGCGATCTTCCACCATCCGTCGATCTGGACCAGCTGGTAGCAGTAGTGCTCCTGGTTCACCTCGCGGCCCTCGGCATCGAGGTTGGTGAAGGTGACGTACGCCGCCGCCACGCCCCGGCCGGGCTGGTCGCTCCAGGTGACAGCCGGCTGGGAGGCGACGATCCCCTTCTCGGCGTAGCCCTTCAGTGAACCGGCGAAGAATCGTCGGGTCTGGTCCTGGTCGGCGACCACCAGCCGGGCATGTGGCGCGATCACCATCGCCGGGTACACGTACAGCCTGGCGAGATGGTCCAGATCTCCCTCGGCCAGCAGGGTGCTGTAGGTCTCGAAGAGGGCGCTCAGGTCGCCGGAGATGTCCATGGCGAGGACGCTAACAGGCGACGAGCGAGCTCCGCCAGGCTACTCAGCGTGGCGGAGCTCGGCCCTACCGTACGGCCGGTCAGTCCAGGTCGAACCGGTCGTTGTCCATCACCTTCGCCCAGGCGGCGGCGAAGTCCTGCACGAACTTCTCCTTGGCGTCGTCCTGCGCGTACACCTCCGCCAGGGCACGCAGTTGGGAGTGCGAGCCGAACACCAGGTCGTTCGCGGTGGCGGTCCACCTCAGCTCACCGGTGGAACGATCGTGCCCCTCGTAGACGTTCGCCTCGGTCTGCGACGGCTTCCACTCCGTCCCCATGTCGAGCAGGTTGACGAAGAAGTCGTTGGTCAACGTGCCCGGCCGGTCGGTGAAGACGCCGTGCTTGCTACCGCCGTAGTTCGCCCCCAGCACGCGCAGGCCACCGATCAGGGCGGTCATCTCCGGAGCCGTCAGGTCCAGCAGGTAGGCCCGCTCCACCAGCAGCCGCTCGATCTGGGTCTCCTCGTCCTTGCGTACGTAGTTGCGGAAACCGTCGGCGCGGGGTTCGAGCACCGCGAACGCCTCGGCGTCGGTCTGTTCCTGGGAGGCGTCGGTACGCCCCGGCGTGAACGGCACCGTGACGTCGACCCCGGCGTTCCTTGCCGCCGCCTCGACGGCGGCCGAACCGGCCAGCACGATCAGGTCGGCCAGCGAGACCTTCTTCCCCTCGGCGGCCGAGGCGTTGAAGTCCTGCTGGATCCGCTCGAGTCCGGCGAGCACGGCGGCGAGGCGGGCGGGTTCGTTGACCTCCCAGTCCTTCTGCGGGGCGAGACGGATCCGGGCTCCGTTGGCCCCGCCGCGCTTGTCGGTGCCACGGAAGCAGGCTGCCGACGCCCACGCCGTGTACACCAGGTCACGCGGGGACAGGTCCGACGCCAGGATCGTGTCCTTGAGGGCGGCGACGTCCTGATCGTCGACCAGATCGTGGTCGACCGGCGGCACCGGGTCCTGCCACAGGTAGGTCTCCTGCGGCACCCATGGCCCGAGGTAGCGGGAGACAGGCCCCATGTCGCGGTGCAGCAGCTTGAACCACGCCTTGGCGAACGCGTCGGCCAGCTCCTCGGGGTGGTCCAGCCAGCGGCGCGTGATGTCGGCGTAGATCGGGCTCTCGCGCATCGATACGTCGGTGACCAGCATGGTCGCCTTGCGCTTCTTCGACGGGTCGAACGGGTCGGGGATGATGTCCTCGCCGTCCTTGGCGACGAACTGCCACGCGCCGGCCGGGCTCTTGGTGAGCTCCCACTCGTGGCCGTACAGGGTCTCCAGGTAGCTGTTGTCCCACTGGGT is a window encoding:
- a CDS encoding SRPBCC domain-containing protein, yielding MSDPATFIEVDERAAVRFVRRYRLSGARVWEAVTAPEHLARWFPSPEVTYEPRVGAEIGFAGDPHLPTFRGTVLTWDPPRRFAFSWGGDEVRFDVEPDGEGTGDGDGATLTLTDLLDQPGAAARNAAGWEACLRSLDALLAGQATVGPHVDEEAGIWREAYDRYVASGFPPMPRCPTCEPRQICEVRQRTATGAFW
- a CDS encoding DUF5808 domain-containing protein; the encoded protein is MNLPAPDPIATYVEEVAHHLRTRGHARHQALADLEAALRETAAAYASGEAEGEVTEPAAETGTDPAVAAVADFGSARAYAAELDAELRTERRFRTVLGVPNSLTTGILTRMAATFDPADHHVVVPHIFGLGWAINWGAVAVRLGLLNPDDLDDELLERAIALSGRRTRALAWTAVGTAVVAAGTATARRRRIGFTGWADVAGAAAVVTGAGALARLGADRRLPAGQRLVAPAYATFLATIMAAAMAGVRKDGERPRGAGWWGLPLGTLLWWASTYGPVTTAVSDTVHESSAPNSR
- a CDS encoding PadR family transcriptional regulator translates to MRTDHLTQLRKGALELAVLALLDRAPSYGFEIVDGLAGLPGLEATTGTIYPLLTRLKNSGLVETTWRESPKGPPRKYYTLGAVGRAELAAQAAAWRQVASAMDELLQKDSR
- a CDS encoding FAD-dependent monooxygenase — encoded protein: MTHQDTIPHIDVAIIGAGIGGLTLALALRERGIEATLLERTAELREVGAAVALSANATTLYRRFGLYDALGEVSWAQTDLVFRDGRSGATLARTPVGATYRERFGADYWGIHRAELQRILSSAVGAEHIRLSHKVTGLREEDDRVLIDLADGRQLSAGVVVGADGARSMVRRWIVGHDDAIYSGRSGFRGIVATERLTQLPDPRAIQFWTGPTGHLLHYAIGARGEDVNFLAVTRTPARWTAPEWVVPAEDREKFAAFEGWHPAVTEMIGAVEVGQRWALMRRPPLRTWHRGRVVLLGDAAHSLVPHHGQGANQSIEDTYVLAEELARADLHDPVPAFEAYEARRRLRTRGVQYASWQVAKALHVSDGAEAEARNAAMAEEDFLEDKLAWIHGYDATVDSGLRPGSVGAMAR
- the katG gene encoding catalase/peroxidase HPI translates to MKNQDWWPNQVDVSVLHAQGEKANPLGADFDYREEFTKLDVEALRRDLVEVMTTSQEWWPSDYGNYGGLFIRMSWHAAGTYRTGDGRGGGGQGAQRFAPLNSWPDNANLDKARRLLWPIKKKYGRSLSWADLLVLAGNVAIESMGFRTAGFAFGREDIWEPEETLWGFEDTWLATDKRYSGERELANPFGATTMGLIYVNPEGPEGEPDPVKAAYDIRETFGRMAMNDEETAALIVGGHTFGKTHGAGDPTLVGPPPEAAPMEQQGLGWKSTYGTGKGEDQITSGLEVVWTPTPTQWDNSYLETLYGHEWELTKSPAGAWQFVAKDGEDIIPDPFDPSKKRKATMLVTDVSMRESPIYADITRRWLDHPEELADAFAKAWFKLLHRDMGPVSRYLGPWVPQETYLWQDPVPPVDHDLVDDQDVAALKDTILASDLSPRDLVYTAWASAACFRGTDKRGGANGARIRLAPQKDWEVNEPARLAAVLAGLERIQQDFNASAAEGKKVSLADLIVLAGSAAVEAAARNAGVDVTVPFTPGRTDASQEQTDAEAFAVLEPRADGFRNYVRKDEETQIERLLVERAYLLDLTAPEMTALIGGLRVLGANYGGSKHGVFTDRPGTLTNDFFVNLLDMGTEWKPSQTEANVYEGHDRSTGELRWTATANDLVFGSHSQLRALAEVYAQDDAKEKFVQDFAAAWAKVMDNDRFDLD
- a CDS encoding aromatic amino acid transaminase, which translates into the protein MSLFSAVEMAPADPILGLTEKFKADTDAKKANLGVGAYQNAAGQTAPLLACVAEAEKRIAADPQAKPYLPIDGMAAYNRYVKELVLGAGSPVIERTATVQALGGTGALRVGAEFLKSIVPGATVLISDPSWENHRALFTAAGYRVESYRYYDAATRGIDAAGMLEDLAAAAPDTIVVLHACCHNPTGYDLDADQWGKVIAVVKERGLVPYLDMAYQGFSQGLEEDAQVVRRFADAGLQFACSTSFSKSFSLYGERDGALSVVCGDADEAKRVLSQLKPVVRTLYSNPPTHGAKIVATVLGDPQLRAQWEAELGEMRDRIKEMRAALVAGLKAAGVSDDVSFITDQVGMFSYSGLTKDQMVRLREEFHVYGTDKGRICVAALNPGNIEHVAQSIAQVW
- a CDS encoding GNAT family N-acetyltransferase, translated to MPRTSVLNIRIASRADIGALQRLLDTQVGHGPLAAVPDGFRRDPDSFAFVAEFDHRIVGACLGTVMKPGPMSQVLGRGLPDVLHARRIGLLDTVAVDPDHIGRGLGTRLTLTARQHLLRSKTRVWASAAWKSPDGVSMHRIFTRSGLEPFAEVPDFWWHHRGTHPVTCPGCGQTRCRCSAVLYAGVL
- a CDS encoding nuclear transport factor 2 family protein, whose product is MDISGDLSALFETYSTLLAEGDLDHLARLYVYPAMVIAPHARLVVADQDQTRRFFAGSLKGYAEKGIVASQPAVTWSDQPGRGVAAAYVTFTNLDAEGREVNQEHYCYQLVQIDGWWKIATITPLLA
- a CDS encoding PucR family transcriptional regulator; amino-acid sequence: MEGLPVRPVMNLDDALQDLSEVMQRRLIVLDDRLRVLAYSIHESEDDRARLSYALAHSDTWEHPPAGSDEPLVLDAGADERRVLVPLRDHRHRVGYLVYSLAAAEELSPAAAEHLAGGRERLGVLLSLRTMYAERDAARARDLLAGLLTAGTPVEERHRAAEALVREELVGGSEQYTVVVLGVPSDIRDEGAWKARSAVEATLDLVARASTATAVGGVVDGRGVLVFPRPVVVDRLDRILQAPTLSGVRAGIGGSVVELATAATSYRQADRAWRASCLDPSTYPRVTRWADLGLDKLLLELPLDRLGPDDLPGPVARLLASDHRQVDVPTLEAYLAAGGDARATAVALGIHRSTLYYRLDRIRATTDVDLADGLARRDLHAGLRVARLAGMLADLP
- a CDS encoding GNAT family N-acetyltransferase → MSDEVDNFSIEHDRSGQQFLLRDGDKQIGEINYLAFGEDGKERILYHTGVNKEYEGRGLAGRLAKAALDDTVAEGLTVVPVCPYVRSYLKRHAEYAGHSTPVRPEHLDVVPEEYREQ
- a CDS encoding NADPH-dependent F420 reductase, which translates into the protein MTTTTRQDHASDGRSPWTAPSARTSVGILGAGELGMALASRLLGTEYDVRLATRRPAAATAELIAPFLPGVTAVGRAEAYACDIVIAAIPLRRYRSLPAEALRGRIVVDVMNHRPLVDGPRPEFDEDPRATSEIVQEHLPGAYVVRTLNHIGAREISNDSRPTGEEGRRALAVASDHPAATATVSVLVDALGFDPVDAGPLAHARAFEPGTPIFHGRWTAEGLRSALAEAL